Genomic segment of Catharus ustulatus isolate bCatUst1 chromosome 3, bCatUst1.pri.v2, whole genome shotgun sequence:
TACCTCACATCACTCTCCTTATAAAAACTTCCCTTAAAAGGACACTTTGGGATAGATGAAGATGATAACCATGTCAGGACACTGTGAGAAGTGAGCCTGTATGTCTTGTCTAAGGTTTCACTTAGCAAAAAGCTAAGCTTTTAAACAGACAATCCTCTGCAGTCAGTGTGAGTTTTCCACTGACCTCACACCAAAGTGGAGTTCCAGTGGTTCATGTACTTATGCACATTAAATAAGGGGAATACATAAAGGTCACCAGCTGCAATAATTGCTTGATTATATCTGCTATCCCACTCTTTGTGTTTATGATATCATCCCCCTCCCCTGAAGTGAATGGGGACAGAGGACTTTCACCATCTTCACAAAGCTGCAGAAGGTGGCCCACAATGACTGGGGTTCAGCTTTAATGGAGTGAAAATTAGATTATTCCCTATATTTTCCTGAAGTAGAAGAacctttttcctgtttctgaagGGTCTTTGCTGATTAATATGCAACACAACGTGAGGGTGAGCTCGTTAGAGCAAACCAAATTGGGGAAATTGCTTGAGCATTCAGAGCCAAGCCGAGGAATGGGATCACACTCTGTCCCACTATGAAGGCAACAGGCACCAGGGtcacagcaaaacccaaagaCACAGCTGGTACTTCAGTAGGTGTTATAGTCAGGGGAGTTATGGCCACCAGAGAGTTCACTGTTACCATTTCCTGGAGAGGGAAGTCTGGGGGAGCTCACAGCCCGTGGGAGCTGGTGTGTCCCAAACTCCCCTGGACTCCAGGCAAGAGTTTCAGCTTGCAAAAAAATGAGGACTTGAGTCATGAGAAGCCCCATGTCTGGATTGCAGTGGAGTGCACTCAACTCTTGCTCTTCCTCAGGAAGTGACTCCATATGTGtttatataaacacacacaacacacacacaacatGACTGGGCAAATATTACTCAAGGTTTTGCCGTTTGCCTTTGGGGTAAGACTGAGCACAACCATGGGGTCAATAGGTCAGAAGGTTAGGAGGGGAAAGATGGAGGGTTTATATACAATAAGTTGTTCCCCAGTCTTTGTAATAAGTCTCAGTCCTACTTAATGTCCCCATGACTCCACAGAGGCCTGCCAGATGCCGGGTTGCAAAGTTCAGTCAGTTCATCATCAGATATGGAATAAACATAGCACTCTGGTTAtcattaataatatttattttggaaaaatattttaaaaatgaatttcttcattaacaaaacagtaaaaaaaatcaaataacatTTGCACAATATTccataaatacatttatatacaaaaaaatataGTCACATAGACCCGAAGTGCCTTTGTACATATTtaccaaaaaatttaaattataaaaaaatgaaCATCACAAAATACTCAAGCTTTACAATtatcatgaaaatatttttacagattCAAAAAAATAACACACTTTTTCCTCACCTagtaaaaacacattttagtaTCAAAAAAGACAATAAAGGCAGTGTTTGTGTCTCTAATTCAAGAAAAGACTGGCTCATAATAATCCAAAATATACACTTCAGGCAGTGCATGCTTCTTATGTAGTAATTAAGTCcattcatttaaatatatatagaaaaGCAACTGACCATAGTGCAATGATAAAATTCATAAAAGGCAGTGCAACAGTAATCCTTGAACACAGACCCTTGCCTGGTGTCCAtcttgtttctttattttgcagTCACTTTGCTAACTTCAGTAGAGAACCAGCTCAAGCCTGAATTTAGTTTCTCAGCAGCAGTCAGTGAAGGAATCTATCTCCCATTCCTCTTTCAGCAGCATTCATTGGGGCACGTCTCCTCTGAAATTGTTCTGAACAACCACCTTGCCATATCACCTCTGGTTTACacctggaaagggaaaacacaaGCAGAGATCAGAAGAGGTTAATGAAACATATGAAGAGGGCTGTAAGGCTGCAGAGGGTCAGGACTCTGCACGAAGCACAGCAAGAGGTGGGTCAGCACACCTCAACCACATTACCATTGCACCCTGGTCTACAAAACTTGTCAAACCCACAACATCCACAGCAGCAAATCACTGAGCTTATCTTTCCAACATTCACAGCATCACAGGCTCAAGCTGGCTGGATTTCAACAGGTGCAAACTACTGTGGCTTTATGGAAAGGAGTTTATCTGCCCTGGCATGATTGGATAGGAGCTGCAGACCAAGACTTTGCTCTTCCAACCCTACTAACCTCAGTTGCTATGATGCACTCGTCTTTCTCTTCTGATATGACATACACCGACTGGTACTTTGTGTCCTTTGAAGTGGAATATACTGAATCTGGTCGCTTTCTTTCAGAAGTATCACTATTGaaggcaaaaagagaaagaacaagtCAGATGGCTGTTGCTTAATGCTACCTATGTGATATACACTCCCCCTTCAAAGGCAAGCTGCCCTCTGCTCTCAGATGTGAGATACCTCTTTAGTTGTACTGCacttttctcctctgcctctgaATCATACGTTTCACACTTGGCTTCACATTTGCTGTGCTCCTCCTTAACTGAGTCCTCATTCTTGAGTTCATGCACCAAATTGTAATCCACTGATGGGTATCTGACTTTGTAGCCATTTTTATCAGAGTTATCGCTGTGAAAGTCTACTTtcttatttgtgtttttaatctgAGTGGCACCAATGACACTTATGGAGATGTCCTTCTCACGCTGGCAGTTTGCCAGGTTATTCATGGTCTCAGTCTCACTCCTGCAGGCATCAGGCTGGTGGTGCCTCTTCTGCACTCTGAGCCTGACGCAGACAACCACAGCAgcacaccccagcagcagcatgagGACCAGAATAATCCCAGCGCAGACGGCGATCCAGGGGAACTGGGAGTTCTGGCCTTCTGTGTACTTTTCAGTGAAGTCAACGATGACGGGTCCCTGAGGTGGCTCAGGGAGCAGAAACTGGCAGTTGAGCCCGCCATAGCCCCGGGCACACTCACAGACATAGCGGTTGTTTCTTTCGTGGCAGGTGGCCCCATTGTGGCAAGGGTTGTGTTCACATCTGCTCACCGGGGTGCTGCAGTTCTTCCCGTTGTATCCTGGGGGGCAGGTGCAGGAATAGTCATTGATGCCATCCTGGCAGGTCCCTCCGTTGACACAGGGGAAGGAGGCGCAGTCGTCCACGTTGTCATCACAGTGTCTCCCAGTGAagccagcctggcactggcagATATAGGAGTTCCCCAGATCGACACACTGGGCTCCTGCAAGACAGGGAGGGGCACGAGCTGAGTGATGGGCAGCCAGACACAACAGCCCTCCACTCGCTGCTCTCGGGGCAACTGGCACAACCAGCAGCCGaggaaagttttctttttgagaGGTTAGCTCAACCCTTGCCAAGTCTGATCCAACATAAAAAGTAcatatttttaagaaagattttttgTTAAGCAgattcatttttcattctcagTCCTACTCCTTTTTTAACATTTCACTCAGCTCAAACCAGAACACTAGTCCAGGTGAGGTTAATGCCACATCTCACGTTACAGAGTTTGAGTGGCAAGAATAAGGAGGACTACAGTAAAGAAAGTCTTCACTGGTTTAATCAAATCAGGAAGATTACTGTTACCAGATTACAAGTAATATCCACAGACCTCTAAGACTCTTTGCAAAGGATTTGAAAGTATAATCTTCCAGATTTTCATGCATGAAGCTTCAGACCAAGTTCCTTGGCCACAGCCACTCCATCAGAAACTGCAGCCTGCAGCAATCACCCAAGCCATGCCATTGCTTTCTTAGTACAGATCCTCCACTAAGTCTATTATTGACATGACAAGGACTTTATTTACAAGAGGATGTAGTGATAGGGCAAGGcagaatggctttaaactgaaagagggcaggtttggATAAGATGCTGTGAAAATATTCTTTACTGTGCgggaacaagttgcccagagaagtggtggacGTTCCATCCCTGGCCGTGTTCGAGGCCAAGTGGAATGGGGCTTGGAACAGCGTGGTCTAGTGAAAgatgtccttgcccatggcagggcttggaactagatgacctttaaggtcccttccaatccaggccattctatgattctatggttgATCAGAACACCCTAGACCAGAAGCCAAAGTAAGTGTATGGTCTCCTTCCAGAAGACGACTGTATCGTGTTTGGCCTTACCATTAGCacaagggctggagctgcagtaatcgattttcttttcacagttgAACCCAGAATAACCCAGCGGGCAACGGCAGCTGTAGCCCCCGTCAGGGTTGTCGGTGCAGCGCCCACCATTGAAGCACGGCCCGTCAGCACAAGTCATCGCGCTCAGCTCACAGTTCTTCCCATAGAAGCCTGGGGGGCAGGTGCAGGAGTAGCTGTTCTCCAGATCCTGGGGGGAAGAAACGAGAAACAATCAAAACTTTGTCTGAACTCGCTCTGAAATCCAAAAAGGGATTTTGAAAATTAGTAAAACTGACATAAACTCCTCCCTTGGAGTTAGAGATGACACAAACAACTCAAACTTACAGTGCAGCTTCCACCATTCTTGCAAGGGTTGGCGTCACATTCATTGATTTCAATCTCACAGTTGGAGCCTGTGTACCCAGGTCGGCAGGAACAAGTGTAGCTCCCCTGACCAGTATTGGTGCACGTGGCACCATTCTTGCAGGGCTTGTGATGGGTGCAGTAGTTCAGGTCTGTAAaagatacattttctttttaaagagagCAGCTAAGATGCTTGCCACTTTGCAAGGCTAGTAGAGGGTGGGTGAGCTAAAAACAGTTGCCTGCTTTCTGCATTTTAGAACACACATTCAGGCAAGGACTGAGAACTCACCCTGGTTACAGAAAAGGCCACCCCAGCCTTCCTGGCAGTTGCACTGCCACGGCTGCTGACAGGTACCATGAAGGCAGCCTGGGTATCGGATGCACTCATCACAATATCGCCCCTGCCAGCCCACTCtgcatctgaaaaaaaagatgacaACAAAGTCTCATCAGATTTAGACTTCTCACAGTTGGAAACCGTATCACAAATTCTGCAAGCACACTGATGCCAAGGATCAAGTTTCCTAGAAGCCCTCAGTGATCCTTCATGTGAGAAAgtcaccaagtccaaccatAGCATCAGCTTTCATAGGTTCTAGCtatttcttccccttccttaGATAGACCCGTGGTTCCAGATAGTTAATTTGTTTACTCTAATAACAAAGAGTACAATAACCTTAAACCCAGCACTTTAAAGCCTTTCGGTTAATATTAATGGCACTGATGTTTGACTTATGGAATAATACTTTGATATGGCATCAACTGGATATCTCAAATTTCCACCTAATATGAAGAAAAGCCTTTAAACCAACCCTTCAAATGTCCAATGACTTATTTAACACCAGAGCATCAACAGTGAAAGACAAAGAAGGaagcaggaagggaggggaaaactTACTTGCATTCCCCAGGCTTGTCGCAAAAGCCATGTTGCTCGTCACATCCAGGCAAACAAATTGCTGTAAACAAACCAAGCAGGGAAAGACATCAGCACTGGTGCCAAAACAACTCTCTTTTACAAGTCTGAGTCTGAGAGCACCTTGTGGATGAGGAGGGAGTCCCTTTTACTAGGCTGGGGCAGTTAAGCGCAGCTGAATTAATCTCTGGAGCCTGCAGGAGTATTGATCTTGCCCCGTAACTGGGCACTTTACTTATCACCAGGGATGAGCATTCTTCTTAATACAGTTGCACACAGACAAAAGAGGGCTCACAATTGCTcccttccccacagcccctcaccccccttcccttcccagtgaGGGTCAGAAGTCCTTTTTTCCAATTCTATGCACACAGCTCCACCTCTTAATATCCCCCGAAACTGTGTGTGCAGATAAGAGTGGACAGCTGGTGTGCAGGGTGCCAGTGCAAGACAGCTGCTCTATTGTCTAttctctcccagcagctgccccacTGCAACAATACCCCGGCCCCGGAGCCAATGGGGCCGGCGGCCGGCGACCGGGCAGCCTATCCCTGCCCACAGCTAATCTATGGCACGCGCGTGATTTCGCtgcaaaaaaactttttttttttttttcacttattcAAATAAATAAGTCTAAAgttcttcctccctccttcccccctccGCCCTGCTCTGAAAAGGGGCGGGCGGGTGGGTGCAGCCCTGGTAAAAGAGGTAAGCGGGCCAGCGGGAGGGAGGatgagagaagggaaaaaagggactTCTGCTCATTACTTCGCCTGGTTATGGAACTCATTAAGCAGGCACTGCAAAGTTTTAATTCAACAAAGCCAGCCGGAGACAATGGCATgcgaggggaaggaggggggaagaaaaagaaagaaagaatcagTGCTGATAATCAGATCGCCTCCAAGTTGGAAAGAATGGAGCTGGGGGCAAGGCAACGGGAAGCAATCTGCAACTGGCAGCTCCACTCACTAACGGCAAAACATTCTTTTTGCATGCACACATAAACACATCTCCCCTGCCTAGTAGGTTTGTGTCAGTGttataagcttttttttttttctgagagggaaaacacagcaaagaacGTACGTAATGAGTCAAGAAAGATGGACAGCCTTCTGCTTCGCTGTGGGAATAGCAGAGATGTACAGGCATTCAAAAGTGTTGACAGCCCCAAAAGAGCTCATTATCAAAACGCTTCCTTTTTCCCCACCCCTTGACACAACTGGGCTAGGCACTTTTGATCATAGGAAAGGTTATAGCTCTTGTTTAAAACACTATCAAAGAAAATGCAAGCCCCTTTGCCTGCTGTGTATTGTGCACCATCATACCATGAACTGCTAAAAGCATCCTAGCAATCTCTAACAGTGTGAATAATCAATCAGGAATGGTTTGAtagcagctcagctgggaccACAGTGTAGGTGgtttaaagagaaacaaaaacacaacaagaaGAAAGCTGAAAGGCTGCTTTACAGCCTGGAactgttttcttcctgcctgcctggccctTTGATGACTGCGGAGGAGCACTGGCCCAATACGTCATCTGCCAGCATATTTCAGATCCGTgtatacacacaaacacagaatgCCATCACACGCTGCAGCAGGGGCTCTGTGTGCACGTTTGGGTGTACACCACTACGGATCTACAAAGGGCGGAATCTTGTACAACCGGAAAGTATCCGACATCCTGGACTATCCTGTCTGTGATCTGCTTACTgtcccagcttttcctgctgtatCAACACACCACATGCCTCAAAAACTTCAAGCTCTGGGGTATGTTTCATGTCCCTCACTACTTTATTAGTATCAATTATCATGGCAATGGCACAGAAGAGGGCTGGGGAAGAAGTTGAAGTTTCTTGTGGCCTCATGTGCAGCAATTTCTGTTAGTGCCAGCACATGAGTACCCTAAATGAGAAATGTACAGTCTAGAAGCCATAGAGAATGTCTTGGACTTcccaatatttttcttaatacaaGGTCACAGAGGATCAGACCACAAGAAGCCTGTCACATGGATGTTGCCAAAGCCAAGCTCCCTCCCCTGGAGCTGTACCCTGTTGGTGATGATATCAAAGTTGTGTGGTTGGAAGTGTAAAAAGTAGTCCTGATATATTTCAATAAATCCTCAAGCAACTGCTGAACATTGTTTGAGACCAGATTAAATGGTCTAAAGCAAATGAGCAAGAGTGTAGGGTTGGCACTGACATTTGGTTGGCACTGACATTTGGTTGGCTTGAGAAGGGGCTGTCTGCATTAACTTTCTGTGGCAACGCCAAGGATCTCCCATCCCTCACACTAGTAAGGCTTGGGCACAGAACCAGACATCCACCCACCATTGCTTGGTTCTCCCTCCCCATGGGGTCTGATGTCAGAGAAGCACCCTTCCACCAACCCCAAGAGCTCAAGAGACACTGCTGCAAGGGGCACCCAAGGAGACAAGGAGGTGGATACTCACGCTCAGTGCAGTACTGGCCTTTCCAGCCGGGGTTGCAGACTTTCTCTCCACGCTCTCCACAGGTGAAGTGGCCAAAGGCATCGTCCCGGGGGCGGCAGAAGACAGAGCAGCCTTCTCCATAGTAGTGCTCATCACACACGAAGCGATAGGAGTACTTGAGGTCAGTGCGGCCGCTGCTGTGCAGGTCCTGGGACCACTCTTCACCCACTGCCAGGTGTCTCTGGGTGGCCAGGCGGCTGATGAGGCGCTCAGGGTTTTCTGTGGGAAAGTGGAGAGGAGAGTGGTTAGAGCGCCCAAAGCAGGCAGGTGTAGGGGCATCTCTGGTGGGAGGGGAACTGCAGAGGCAGGATGACATTGCTGCGTGCCAACAGGTTGGCCTCTCTTGCCACAGGTCTACTGTAGAGGAGAATGTGCTACgcactgcagagaaaagggCCAAAtagggctgcagggctgggattaTGGCAGGGAAAAGTGTGTTTCAGGACACTTACCGGTGGTGAGGTCATCAGGCGAGTCCGTATGCAGAGCCTCGATGATGAGTGAGAAGGTGCCCTGTGGAAAGAAGGAGCAGAGACAACCCACCAGGAGAGCATGAGAGCAGGTAGGCACACGGGGCAGTGCCACCAGTCCCCAGGAGTTATCAGCCGTTGTCCCCCTCCCATCTTGACACTTCAAGGGGATTGGTGGCCTCTTGGAATGGCACGGGACGGGATGGGTATGTGCCGCCCCCTCCAGCATCGCCCCCCACTTACGGGCCAGGTGAAGCCGAAGGGGAAGCGGATGGGATTGCTGAAGGCGGGGTCGGCGCCGCCCGCGCCGTCGGGGACGCTGAAGGAGTTGGCGCCCAGGACGGGGGTGATGGCGCTGCCGTAGGTGCAGGGCGGCTCGGGGGACACGCTGGCCTGGTAGTGCTTGAGGCAGACGCGGAAGAAGGTCTTGCAGTCGCACTGCTGGAGCCCGCcggcgccggggccgcccccgcggcAGCAGTTGCGGTTGCTGAGCAGCCCCTTCTTATTGACAAACTCCTGCAGCTTCAGCTCGAAGACCCCGGAGGAGCCGACCTGCGGGGCGGGGACAGCGCCCGTCAGCCACCGAGCAGCCCGCTCCCCAGCCCGATCCGGGCCCCTGGCAGCCCTCCCCGCTCCTCAGGGCTGCGACAGGCAGCGACGGTCCCTGACATCCCCCACGGGACCCCCCGGTGCAGGCGTTCCTGTCCCCCACCCCGCGGGCACTTACCTGGCAGCGGCTCAGCAGCACCGAGAGGACGGCGAGTGTCAGCAGGAACCGACCTCCCATTTTGGAGGTGCAGCTCTGGTGCCCTCGCTTTCCTCCCCCTTATCTTCTCgtcagagggaaaaggggaaagtgTCTCTCGGGGTACGGGAAAAAACACAGCGGCCAAAGCCGCTcgtcccagcagagctggaagagtTACTGTCACGGTCTCCTTCTTTCAGGAGTGtctctgacttttttttcccttttgtcgATATCTCTAGATGTAGCCTGTCGGCAACTGTCAGGTCTTTCGgatggcaaaagaaaaagagaggaaaaaaggacgagaaaaaatatttaagatttaTCTGTTAAACTCTTTTTCTTTCGCAATCCACGAtgctcctccttttctccaggaagaaaaaaataaaaataataaaataaaagcaacttaATTCCCaacagaggcagagaaaaggcTTCCCAAGGAAGATTAAAAATTGGCGATCTGGAAATCCCTGCAGAGGCAGCGGCGGAGGCAGCGGCGATAATTCCCGGGGCGGTGCGATTCGGGAGCGGCTCTGCGCGGCTGCGCTCGCCCTGCGCACGTCGGGGCTGGTGGGTGTCAAACAGCAGCGGTGGCGGGCAGGTCACGTCGGAGCCTTgatccccttttttcttttttttttctcttttcctttttttttttttttttttttttaaaggaagcgAAGCTCTCTTTCCTTGTTGTGGgtttacttttgttttcagaggaaTCCCAGCCAACAAAAATAAGCTCGTGTCTCAACAGCAGCGAACAGAGCGTGTCCGGGTGTGCTCCTACGGGGGAGGgggtgcctgctctgctccgctccgcgccgcggctcggctcggctcggcggctCTCTCCGAGGGTGAAGCGCTAAGGATCTGCCTCTCCTTGGGCGCCTGCCGCCCTTATATCCCGCCGGCCGACTGCATGCCTAATGAGATGCAAATGAGCAGCCCCCCAATCTGGCTAGAGCTGTCACAAAGGAGCCACTTTTCCAAACCCTCCTCTCAATGGATCGCCAAATGGTCAGTGAGCTGTAAAATGTGCaaccctcctccccctccccttcgCGCTCACAAAACGTGTTCATTTACATTCCTGCAAATTTGGTAACCGCAAGAATCCCCCTTCTGCTCCGGGGAGAGGGTAACACCCCCTCTGCACCGGGGAGAGGCAGTGCAACACGCTCCGGCCAGAGAGCAGCCCCGGGGACGGCGGGCTGTAATTGCCTCTTGGAACGTGCGGAGCAGCCGCCGTGACCCCAAAAAGTGACTCGGTGATCGTGGCTACTCCAAGGGGCATCTCCGGCGTTAAAGGGACGAGGGAGGTGGGAGCCAGCGAACCACAACGAGGGGAGTCCCATCCCGTGAAATTCACACTGCATTAACCCTGGCAGAAGCGGGGTAACTGGGGAAAGGGGACATCGAACGTGGACGAAGTGACCCGGGGCTCGCTCTTCCCTTGGCTCCGCTCACGGCGCGCATCCCGCCGGCGGAGGCA
This window contains:
- the DLL1 gene encoding delta-like protein 1 encodes the protein MGGRFLLTLAVLSVLLSRCQVGSSGVFELKLQEFVNKKGLLSNRNCCRGGGPGAGGLQQCDCKTFFRVCLKHYQASVSPEPPCTYGSAITPVLGANSFSVPDGAGGADPAFSNPIRFPFGFTWPGTFSLIIEALHTDSPDDLTTENPERLISRLATQRHLAVGEEWSQDLHSSGRTDLKYSYRFVCDEHYYGEGCSVFCRPRDDAFGHFTCGERGEKVCNPGWKGQYCTEPICLPGCDEQHGFCDKPGECKCRVGWQGRYCDECIRYPGCLHGTCQQPWQCNCQEGWGGLFCNQDLNYCTHHKPCKNGATCTNTGQGSYTCSCRPGYTGSNCEIEINECDANPCKNGGSCTDLENSYSCTCPPGFYGKNCELSAMTCADGPCFNGGRCTDNPDGGYSCRCPLGYSGFNCEKKIDYCSSSPCANGAQCVDLGNSYICQCQAGFTGRHCDDNVDDCASFPCVNGGTCQDGINDYSCTCPPGYNGKNCSTPVSRCEHNPCHNGATCHERNNRYVCECARGYGGLNCQFLLPEPPQGPVIVDFTEKYTEGQNSQFPWIAVCAGIILVLMLLLGCAAVVVCVRLRVQKRHHQPDACRSETETMNNLANCQREKDISISVIGATQIKNTNKKVDFHSDNSDKNGYKVRYPSVDYNLVHELKNEDSVKEEHSKCEAKCETYDSEAEEKSAVQLKSDTSERKRPDSVYSTSKDTKYQSVYVISEEKDECIIATEV